The segment CGCGTCGTATTCGAAGTCGCCGATCTGCGGCTGCGCGCGGCGGTGGTAGAGTTCATCGTGTCGCGCGACCTGCGCGCGCAACTCGGCAATCCGCGATTGGGCCTCGACCGGGGTCATTACACCGAGCTTGGCGCATTCGCCCCGGGGTTTTCAACCCGCGCTTTGCGGCCCAACGGCGTTTCCAGTTGCGCGCGATACCGCGGCCAGCACGCATACAGCATCACCGCCAGCGCCGCGCCCGCGGTGTCCGCCATCCAGTCGGCGAGCTCGACCGAACGTCCCGGCGTGAAGCTCTGGTGCCACTCGTCCGCCATCCCATAGAGCGACACGACCAGCAGCGCGAGCCACGCCGCGCGCCGGCCCTCGCCCAACCGCACGACTAGCGTGGCCAGCAGCCCGAACACGAGGAAATGCGCCGCCTTGTCGAACTGGAACAGTCCGGGCGTCGCGATTTTCGAACGGCCGGACGCCACGGAGATCGCAACCGTCAGCAGGAGCGGCCAGAACCAGGAGCGGTTGGATTTCGAGCCAAGGGAACGCACGCGCAGCCAAGACAGCTTACCCGCTGATCATCGCAAACCGAAATCGAGAGATTCTCGCGGCCGCGGTAATCGCTTGAACAGATCGTTTGTCTGGGAGCGCGGCCGCCCTCGGCCGCTTGAACGGTCGGCGCTCGCGAATCCGTCAAATGCCGCCTAAAACGGCGGCCAAAATGGTCGGGCTGGTGAGATTCGAACTCACGACCTCTTGCACCCCATGCAAGCGCGCTACCAGGCTACGCTACAGCCCGAACTAAGGGAGGGTCACAAAGCGCCAGCACCCGCCCCGAGGCAAGAGTTTTCTCCCATTCAGAACCACCGAGGGGAGTGGCATGGGCGTCCGGTCTGAAGCTTCGATCCCCAACGATGTGATTTGAACCACAGATGAATACAGATGGACACAGATCCAACCTTCGGCCTGGTCTGGGATTCGTGTCCATTTGTGTTCATCTGTGGTTGTCCAGGATCGCACCGCCCTGCGACCCCAGCACCACCGGCCTAAAAGCGTTCACTTCACCCAGCTCGGATCCTGGATGACGAACTGCCAGCGGCCGCGATACTGGCCCAGCTCGGCGTAGAACCGGATCGGCTGCCCCGCCGCATGGTTCGCGCGCAGCTCATTGCGCAGCGCCTCGTTGAAACTCCACACGTCGTACGTGTCGCCCAAAAACTCCACCGCCAGCCGAATGCCCGGCGCAACCACTCCCTCGACGCGAATGATCTTCCCGCGAAATTCCTTGCTGCGCAGCTTCGCGC is part of the Opitutus terrae PB90-1 genome and harbors:
- a CDS encoding VanZ family protein; amino-acid sequence: MRSLGSKSNRSWFWPLLLTVAISVASGRSKIATPGLFQFDKAAHFLVFGLLATLVVRLGEGRRAAWLALLVVSLYGMADEWHQSFTPGRSVELADWMADTAGAALAVMLYACWPRYRAQLETPLGRKARVENPGANAPSSV